The following coding sequences lie in one Clarias gariepinus isolate MV-2021 ecotype Netherlands chromosome 27, CGAR_prim_01v2, whole genome shotgun sequence genomic window:
- the ppp4r4 gene encoding serine/threonine-protein phosphatase 4 regulatory subunit 4 isoform X2, which translates to MFISKMTLSQSSVFGQIDDLQDLAFIERPIRRSLKTAEEIEKLTVDEDLNDIERAVYLLSSGQDVQRASVIVNLPNLVRQNPAETFRRVVPKVREVLHVAGADMQLAAAGSFLTILQDDIVLIQTHTHSILQIVLLNLDHRDTVVSGAWLETLLSAIDALPKETIRQEILSPLVSKAQLSQSVPARLASCRILGKVAAKFESSVVKKDLLPLVRSLCQDVEYEVRSCMCRQLENIARGIGPEHTKAVVLPELVELARDEGSTVRLAAFDTIINLLEMFDSDDRTHVIFPLVKTFCEKCFKADEAVLSSLSFQYGKLCHGLSASFTNEQHLWFLEFYKKLCCLGLQHENGHCDSQPYPLELENKYALVRRNCAYNFPAMVLFADPNHFLSELYRTFSSLCHDPEISVRRTAAEGFHEVVKLLGPNVHYVHKELITLLQDDSLEVLDSLLTHLQETLELATSRGEGAGPESKQVNVPDLVPALVAAEQKAASSLRWRVHEKLLQRYSCLPRVVSGDHIYFRFLQRMFSIITTNNVLPVQREAARTLCVFLRYNRKQEQRQEIISKIVQELAQGRSYWNRLRFLDLCDIAIDLFSKSYFCKHFLLQALELITDPVANVRYKLCYMLPRLRSTIRLPADKHLLQQLEFCVRKLLCREKDKDVVATVRKTVLELDKMDITEPYHKRHERDLLDQKKEKEETLLLEMELLERQQSEAKLTGEKHSEKKRRDSKAGLSGSKGMSGSTSGATLSTSTGKEMRRAKLARSRSLSSHPSTPKMSNSDKALKVKESGSCPGSGKSSIITMNDDALRPHHFVASSSTSLSQTPSTSSMPVLIRSNTSSSVEHRSNSSKDTQSRKLSMYVSNL; encoded by the exons ATGTTCATCAGCAAGATGACCCTGAGCCAGTCCAGTGTGTTTGGACAAATTGATGACCTGCAGGACCTGGCGTTCATCGAGAGACCCATACGCAGAAGTCTGAAG ACTGCAGAGGAGATCGAGAAGTTGACTGTAGATGAAGATCTGAATGATATCGAGCGAGCGGTCTACCTCCTCAG CTCCGGACAGGATGTCCAGCGAGCCAGCGTGATTGTGAACCTGCCAAACCTGGTGCGTCAGAACCCAGCGGAAACCTTCAGAAGAGTGGTGCCAAAAGTCAGG GAAGTGCTGCACGTGGCCGGGGCAGACATGCAGCTTGCTGCGGCAGGATCTTTTCTCACCATCCTCCAGGACGACATCGTCCTTATccagacgcacacacactcgaTCCTGCAGATCGTTCTTCTTAACCTAGACCACCGAGACACAG TGGTCAGCGGCGCATGGCTTGAGACTTTGTTATCAGCTATTGATGCTTTACCAAAAGAAACCATCAGACAGGAG ATCCTGAGCCCACTGGTATCGAAAGCTCAGCTCTCGCAGTCCGTACCGGCTCGTCTGGCCAGCTGTCGCATCCTGGGGAAGGTGGCTGCCAAATTTGAGTCATCAGT GGTGAAGAAGGACCTGCTGCCTCTGGTCAGGTCGCTGTGTCAGGACGTGGAGTACGAGGTGCGCTCCTGCATGTGTCGCCAGCTGGAGAACATCGCCAGGGGAATTGG GCCGGAACATACGAAGGCTGTGGTGTTACCGGAGTTAGTGGAGCTGGCACGTGACGAGGGCAGCACTGTGAGACTGGCAGCCTTCGACACCATCATTAACCTTCTGGAGATGTTCGACAGCG ACGACAGGACGCATGTTATATTCCCGCTAGTGAAGACGTTCTGTGAGAAGTGCTTTAAAGCTGACGAGGCAGTGCTGTCGTCACTGTCCTTCCAGTACGGCAAGCTGTGTCATGGCCTCTCAG CGTCTTTCACAAACGAGCAGCACCTCTGGTTCCTGGAGTTCTATAAGAAGCTGTGTTGCCTCGGCCTGCAGCATGAGAACGGACACTGTGACAGCCAGCCTTACCCTCTGGAACTGGAGAACAAGTACGCGCTGGTGCGCCGCAACTGCGCCTACAACTTCCCA GCCATGGTGTTATTCGCTGACCCGAACCACTTCCTGTCTGAGCTGTACCGGACTTTCTCAAGCCTCTGTCACGACCCTGAGATCTCAGTGCGACGCACCGCTGCCGAGGGCTTCCACGAG GTGGTTAAACTGCTGGGTCCGAATGTGCATTATGTACACAAAGAGCTGATCACCTTACTGCAGGATGACTCATTAGAG GTACTGGATTCTTTACTCACTCATCTCCAGGAAACACTGGAACTGGCAACATCCAGGGGAGAGGGAGCAGGACCAGAGAGCAAG CAGGTGAACGTTCCTGACCTGGTTCCTGCGCTGGTGGCGGCTGAGCAGAAAGCCGCATCCTCACTACGCTGGCGTGTCCATGAGAAGCTGCTGCAGCGTTACTCCTGTCTGCCCCGAGTTGTTTCTGGAGACCACATCTACTTTCGCTTCCTGCAGAGGATGTTCAGCATCATCACCACCAAT aatgtGCTACCGGTGCAGAGGGAAGCCGCCCGGACGTTGTGCGTGTTTCTGCGCTACAACCGCAAGCAGGAGCAGAGACAGGAGATCATCAGCAAAATAGTGCAGG AGCTTGCTCAAGGGCGGAGTTACTGGAACCGGCTACGTTTTCTGGACCTGTGCGACATCGCCATCGATCTTTTCTCTAAGTCCTACTTCTGTAAGCACTTTCTCCTGCAGGCCCTGGAGCTCATTACCGACCCCGTGGCTAACGTCAG GTATAAACTGTGCTACATGCTGCCCAGGCTCAGGTCCACCATACGGCTACCTGCAGACAAGCATCTGCTCCAGCAGCTGGAGTTCTGTGTGAGAAAGCTGCTCTGTCGCGAGAAGGACAAAGACGTCGTAGCCACCGTGCGCAAG ACAGTCCTGGAGTTGGACAAAATGGACATCACAGAACCG TATCATAAAAGACATGAAAGAGACCTGCTGGACCaaaagaaggagaaggaggagacTCTACTGCTGGAAATG GAACTGCTCGAACGTCAGCAGAGTGAAGCGAAACTGACAGGAGAGAAGCACAGCGAAAAAAAGA GACGAGACAGCAAAGCAGGACTGTCTGGTTCCAAGGGCATGTCTGGTTCCACATCTGGAGCCACCCTGTCAACATCAACTG GGAAGGAGATGCGGAGAGCCAAACTGGCTCGCAGTCGTTCCCTCAGTAGCCACCCGAGCACCCCAAAAATGTCCAACTCTGATAAAGCCCT AAAAGTAAAGGAATCAGGAAGCTGTCCTGGATCAGGGAAGAGCTCCATAATCACAATGAATG
- the LOC128515188 gene encoding ankyrin repeat and SOCS box protein 2-like isoform X1, with product MIDMDDDELLSAVWDGDVKTVRNLLMCEQAPRKLLKTDSNGWTVVHEASYSGQTECLKLLLSAAVPEMINSRTSTHQTPVILAVSRGHLPCVEYLLEIGADPGIPTITKETPLYEACATRNVQMVHLLVKNGADANQKCLDGWTALHESVSQNDLEICKVLVEHGAEISSRNIYGVTPLFLAAQCGCLEPLRFFITKGADVNSEAKDGATPLYEACRNDHTDIAEYLLSQSADANRPGKDGLLPLHIAAKHGNDRIISKLILITSVTEIQRSGISPVHLSAESNEDGALELLIHSGFDVNFLLAPDRSRMYEDRRVSALYFAVENRNVEAACMLLDAGADPNLDPFNVLLLAVRQGHVRMVSLLLEHGANVNASLPTHPSTFPACVMLSVRNITMMKCLMDHGCDAEACFQCEYGAEEHPTYTRSEMETRPCLQFCEMISAWPVRHCTGPVVNLLLDYVTHVTLCSRLSKLLEGDGSWMHIKDRSTLPPSLMQLCRVRIRQLAGRKRLKDISNLPGRLISFLNYNVRCEEIIL from the exons ATGATCGACATGGATGATGATGAGCTGCTGTCGGCCGTGTGGGACGGAGATGTGAAGACAGTGAGAAACCTTCTGATGTGTGAACAAGCACCAAGGAAGCTCCTGAAGACGGATTCCAATGGCTGGACTGTAGTCCACGAGGCGAGTTATTCCGGCCAGACAGAGTGCCTGAAACTGCTGCTTTCAG CAGCTGTCCCTGAGATGATTAACTCCCGAACCTCTACACACCAGACTCCTGTCATTCTCGCTGTGTCCCGGGGGCATTTACCTTGCGTGGAGTATCTTTTGGAAATAGGAGCAGATCCTGGAATTCCCACCATAACCAAGGAGACACCTCTTTATGAAG CGTGTGCCACGCGAAATGTTCAGATGGTGCATCTCCTGGTAAAAAATGGAGCAGATGCCAATCAGAAGTGTTTGGACGGATGGACAGCTCTGCATGAGTCAGTGTCGCAGAACGATCTGGAGATCTGTAAGGTTTTAGTGGAGCATGGAGCTGAGATCAGCTCTCGCAACATCTACGGAGTCACACCGCTCTTTCTCGCTGCTCAGTGCGGATGCCTGGAGCCTCTGAGGTTCTTTATCACAAAGG GAGCTGATGTAAACAGCGAGGCAAAAGATGGAGCCACGCCGTTGTATGAAGCCTGCAGGAACGATCACACAGACATAGCGGAGTATCTTCTATCTCAAAGTGCTGACGCTAACAGACCGGGAAAGGACGGACTTTTACCTCTTCATATAGCAGCAAAACATGGGAATGACAG AATCATCTCCAAACTGATCCTGATCACGAGCGTGACTGAAATCCAGCGCAGTGGCATCAGCCCGGTTCATCTCTCAGCCGAGAGCAATGAGGACGGAGCTCTGGAGCTCCTGATCCACTCCGGCTTTGACGTCAACTTCCTGCTGGCTCCGGACCGTTCCCGCATGTATGAAGACCGTCGTGTTTCAGCTCTCTACTTTGCAGTAGAGAACAGGAACGTCGAGGCTGCCTGTATGCTTCTGGACGCCGGCGCTGATCCGAACCTGGACCCGTTCAACGTCCTGCTGCTGGCTGTGAGGCAGGGTCACGTACGCATGGTGAGCTTACTGCTGGAGCACGGAGCTAACGTAAACGCTAGCCTCCCTACACACCCCAGCACGTTCCCGGCCTGCGTGATGCTCAGCGTGAGGAACATTACCATGATGAAGTGTCTGATGGACCACGGCTGTGACGCAGAAGCGTGTTTTCAGTGTGAATATGGAGCTGAGGAACATCCCACCTACACCAGGAGCGAGATGGAAACACGTCCATGTCTGCAG TTCTGTGAGATGATCTCAGCTTGGCCGGTGCGTCACTGCACAGGACCCGTCGTTAACCTGCTCCTGGATTACGTCACGCATGTAACACTGTGTTCCAGACTCAGTAAACTCCTGGAGGGCGATGGTTCCTGGATGCATATCAAAGACAGATCAA CGCTTCCTCCGAGTCTGATGCAGCTGTGCAGAGTCAGAATCCGACAGTTAGCAGGAAGGAAAAGGCTCAAAGACATCAGCAACCTTCCAGGAAGATTAATCAGCTTCCTTAACTACAACGTGCGGTGTGAAGAAATCATACTTTAA
- the ppp4r4 gene encoding serine/threonine-protein phosphatase 4 regulatory subunit 4 isoform X1: MFISKMTLSQSSVFGQIDDLQDLAFIERPIRRSLKTAEEIEKLTVDEDLNDIERAVYLLSSGQDVQRASVIVNLPNLVRQNPAETFRRVVPKVREVLHVAGADMQLAAAGSFLTILQDDIVLIQTHTHSILQIVLLNLDHRDTVVSGAWLETLLSAIDALPKETIRQEILSPLVSKAQLSQSVPARLASCRILGKVAAKFESSVVKKDLLPLVRSLCQDVEYEVRSCMCRQLENIARGIGPEHTKAVVLPELVELARDEGSTVRLAAFDTIINLLEMFDSDDRTHVIFPLVKTFCEKCFKADEAVLSSLSFQYGKLCHGLSASFTNEQHLWFLEFYKKLCCLGLQHENGHCDSQPYPLELENKYALVRRNCAYNFPAMVLFADPNHFLSELYRTFSSLCHDPEISVRRTAAEGFHEVVKLLGPNVHYVHKELITLLQDDSLEVLDSLLTHLQETLELATSRGEGAGPESKQVNVPDLVPALVAAEQKAASSLRWRVHEKLLQRYSCLPRVVSGDHIYFRFLQRMFSIITTNNVLPVQREAARTLCVFLRYNRKQEQRQEIISKIVQELAQGRSYWNRLRFLDLCDIAIDLFSKSYFCKHFLLQALELITDPVANVRYKLCYMLPRLRSTIRLPADKHLLQQLEFCVRKLLCREKDKDVVATVRKTVLELDKMDITEPYHKRHERDLLDQKKEKEETLLLEMELLERQQSEAKLTGEKHSEKKRRDSKAGLSGSKGMSGSTSGATLSTSTGKEMRRAKLARSRSLSSHPSTPKMSNSDKALKVKESGSCPGSGKSSIITMNDDALRPHHFVASSSTSLSQTPSTSSMPVLIRSNTSSSVEHRSNSSKDTQSRKLSIQRKSNSFGMQSGRE, translated from the exons ATGTTCATCAGCAAGATGACCCTGAGCCAGTCCAGTGTGTTTGGACAAATTGATGACCTGCAGGACCTGGCGTTCATCGAGAGACCCATACGCAGAAGTCTGAAG ACTGCAGAGGAGATCGAGAAGTTGACTGTAGATGAAGATCTGAATGATATCGAGCGAGCGGTCTACCTCCTCAG CTCCGGACAGGATGTCCAGCGAGCCAGCGTGATTGTGAACCTGCCAAACCTGGTGCGTCAGAACCCAGCGGAAACCTTCAGAAGAGTGGTGCCAAAAGTCAGG GAAGTGCTGCACGTGGCCGGGGCAGACATGCAGCTTGCTGCGGCAGGATCTTTTCTCACCATCCTCCAGGACGACATCGTCCTTATccagacgcacacacactcgaTCCTGCAGATCGTTCTTCTTAACCTAGACCACCGAGACACAG TGGTCAGCGGCGCATGGCTTGAGACTTTGTTATCAGCTATTGATGCTTTACCAAAAGAAACCATCAGACAGGAG ATCCTGAGCCCACTGGTATCGAAAGCTCAGCTCTCGCAGTCCGTACCGGCTCGTCTGGCCAGCTGTCGCATCCTGGGGAAGGTGGCTGCCAAATTTGAGTCATCAGT GGTGAAGAAGGACCTGCTGCCTCTGGTCAGGTCGCTGTGTCAGGACGTGGAGTACGAGGTGCGCTCCTGCATGTGTCGCCAGCTGGAGAACATCGCCAGGGGAATTGG GCCGGAACATACGAAGGCTGTGGTGTTACCGGAGTTAGTGGAGCTGGCACGTGACGAGGGCAGCACTGTGAGACTGGCAGCCTTCGACACCATCATTAACCTTCTGGAGATGTTCGACAGCG ACGACAGGACGCATGTTATATTCCCGCTAGTGAAGACGTTCTGTGAGAAGTGCTTTAAAGCTGACGAGGCAGTGCTGTCGTCACTGTCCTTCCAGTACGGCAAGCTGTGTCATGGCCTCTCAG CGTCTTTCACAAACGAGCAGCACCTCTGGTTCCTGGAGTTCTATAAGAAGCTGTGTTGCCTCGGCCTGCAGCATGAGAACGGACACTGTGACAGCCAGCCTTACCCTCTGGAACTGGAGAACAAGTACGCGCTGGTGCGCCGCAACTGCGCCTACAACTTCCCA GCCATGGTGTTATTCGCTGACCCGAACCACTTCCTGTCTGAGCTGTACCGGACTTTCTCAAGCCTCTGTCACGACCCTGAGATCTCAGTGCGACGCACCGCTGCCGAGGGCTTCCACGAG GTGGTTAAACTGCTGGGTCCGAATGTGCATTATGTACACAAAGAGCTGATCACCTTACTGCAGGATGACTCATTAGAG GTACTGGATTCTTTACTCACTCATCTCCAGGAAACACTGGAACTGGCAACATCCAGGGGAGAGGGAGCAGGACCAGAGAGCAAG CAGGTGAACGTTCCTGACCTGGTTCCTGCGCTGGTGGCGGCTGAGCAGAAAGCCGCATCCTCACTACGCTGGCGTGTCCATGAGAAGCTGCTGCAGCGTTACTCCTGTCTGCCCCGAGTTGTTTCTGGAGACCACATCTACTTTCGCTTCCTGCAGAGGATGTTCAGCATCATCACCACCAAT aatgtGCTACCGGTGCAGAGGGAAGCCGCCCGGACGTTGTGCGTGTTTCTGCGCTACAACCGCAAGCAGGAGCAGAGACAGGAGATCATCAGCAAAATAGTGCAGG AGCTTGCTCAAGGGCGGAGTTACTGGAACCGGCTACGTTTTCTGGACCTGTGCGACATCGCCATCGATCTTTTCTCTAAGTCCTACTTCTGTAAGCACTTTCTCCTGCAGGCCCTGGAGCTCATTACCGACCCCGTGGCTAACGTCAG GTATAAACTGTGCTACATGCTGCCCAGGCTCAGGTCCACCATACGGCTACCTGCAGACAAGCATCTGCTCCAGCAGCTGGAGTTCTGTGTGAGAAAGCTGCTCTGTCGCGAGAAGGACAAAGACGTCGTAGCCACCGTGCGCAAG ACAGTCCTGGAGTTGGACAAAATGGACATCACAGAACCG TATCATAAAAGACATGAAAGAGACCTGCTGGACCaaaagaaggagaaggaggagacTCTACTGCTGGAAATG GAACTGCTCGAACGTCAGCAGAGTGAAGCGAAACTGACAGGAGAGAAGCACAGCGAAAAAAAGA GACGAGACAGCAAAGCAGGACTGTCTGGTTCCAAGGGCATGTCTGGTTCCACATCTGGAGCCACCCTGTCAACATCAACTG GGAAGGAGATGCGGAGAGCCAAACTGGCTCGCAGTCGTTCCCTCAGTAGCCACCCGAGCACCCCAAAAATGTCCAACTCTGATAAAGCCCT AAAAGTAAAGGAATCAGGAAGCTGTCCTGGATCAGGGAAGAGCTCCATAATCACAATGAATG
- the LOC128515188 gene encoding ankyrin repeat and SOCS box protein 2-like isoform X2: MIDMDDDELLSAVWDGDVKTVRNLLMCEQAPRKLLKTDSNGWTVVHEASYSGQTECLKLLLSAVPEMINSRTSTHQTPVILAVSRGHLPCVEYLLEIGADPGIPTITKETPLYEACATRNVQMVHLLVKNGADANQKCLDGWTALHESVSQNDLEICKVLVEHGAEISSRNIYGVTPLFLAAQCGCLEPLRFFITKGADVNSEAKDGATPLYEACRNDHTDIAEYLLSQSADANRPGKDGLLPLHIAAKHGNDRIISKLILITSVTEIQRSGISPVHLSAESNEDGALELLIHSGFDVNFLLAPDRSRMYEDRRVSALYFAVENRNVEAACMLLDAGADPNLDPFNVLLLAVRQGHVRMVSLLLEHGANVNASLPTHPSTFPACVMLSVRNITMMKCLMDHGCDAEACFQCEYGAEEHPTYTRSEMETRPCLQFCEMISAWPVRHCTGPVVNLLLDYVTHVTLCSRLSKLLEGDGSWMHIKDRSTLPPSLMQLCRVRIRQLAGRKRLKDISNLPGRLISFLNYNVRCEEIIL, from the exons ATGATCGACATGGATGATGATGAGCTGCTGTCGGCCGTGTGGGACGGAGATGTGAAGACAGTGAGAAACCTTCTGATGTGTGAACAAGCACCAAGGAAGCTCCTGAAGACGGATTCCAATGGCTGGACTGTAGTCCACGAGGCGAGTTATTCCGGCCAGACAGAGTGCCTGAAACTGCTGCTTTCAG CTGTCCCTGAGATGATTAACTCCCGAACCTCTACACACCAGACTCCTGTCATTCTCGCTGTGTCCCGGGGGCATTTACCTTGCGTGGAGTATCTTTTGGAAATAGGAGCAGATCCTGGAATTCCCACCATAACCAAGGAGACACCTCTTTATGAAG CGTGTGCCACGCGAAATGTTCAGATGGTGCATCTCCTGGTAAAAAATGGAGCAGATGCCAATCAGAAGTGTTTGGACGGATGGACAGCTCTGCATGAGTCAGTGTCGCAGAACGATCTGGAGATCTGTAAGGTTTTAGTGGAGCATGGAGCTGAGATCAGCTCTCGCAACATCTACGGAGTCACACCGCTCTTTCTCGCTGCTCAGTGCGGATGCCTGGAGCCTCTGAGGTTCTTTATCACAAAGG GAGCTGATGTAAACAGCGAGGCAAAAGATGGAGCCACGCCGTTGTATGAAGCCTGCAGGAACGATCACACAGACATAGCGGAGTATCTTCTATCTCAAAGTGCTGACGCTAACAGACCGGGAAAGGACGGACTTTTACCTCTTCATATAGCAGCAAAACATGGGAATGACAG AATCATCTCCAAACTGATCCTGATCACGAGCGTGACTGAAATCCAGCGCAGTGGCATCAGCCCGGTTCATCTCTCAGCCGAGAGCAATGAGGACGGAGCTCTGGAGCTCCTGATCCACTCCGGCTTTGACGTCAACTTCCTGCTGGCTCCGGACCGTTCCCGCATGTATGAAGACCGTCGTGTTTCAGCTCTCTACTTTGCAGTAGAGAACAGGAACGTCGAGGCTGCCTGTATGCTTCTGGACGCCGGCGCTGATCCGAACCTGGACCCGTTCAACGTCCTGCTGCTGGCTGTGAGGCAGGGTCACGTACGCATGGTGAGCTTACTGCTGGAGCACGGAGCTAACGTAAACGCTAGCCTCCCTACACACCCCAGCACGTTCCCGGCCTGCGTGATGCTCAGCGTGAGGAACATTACCATGATGAAGTGTCTGATGGACCACGGCTGTGACGCAGAAGCGTGTTTTCAGTGTGAATATGGAGCTGAGGAACATCCCACCTACACCAGGAGCGAGATGGAAACACGTCCATGTCTGCAG TTCTGTGAGATGATCTCAGCTTGGCCGGTGCGTCACTGCACAGGACCCGTCGTTAACCTGCTCCTGGATTACGTCACGCATGTAACACTGTGTTCCAGACTCAGTAAACTCCTGGAGGGCGATGGTTCCTGGATGCATATCAAAGACAGATCAA CGCTTCCTCCGAGTCTGATGCAGCTGTGCAGAGTCAGAATCCGACAGTTAGCAGGAAGGAAAAGGCTCAAAGACATCAGCAACCTTCCAGGAAGATTAATCAGCTTCCTTAACTACAACGTGCGGTGTGAAGAAATCATACTTTAA